A part of Bacillus thuringiensis genomic DNA contains:
- a CDS encoding peptidoglycan DD-metalloendopeptidase family protein, protein MKVLKCGVMLLTVLFLSQLHVYAEGNRWTWPVEGQISDYFGTRHGKHYGIDIAAPIGTPVAAIQEGKVTKSYYSSSYGNVVFIKHGEYEAVYAHLNKRYVVQGDYISKGEIIGEVGNTGESRGAHLHLEVHQGRWTIAKKNAMNPLLVLHEQRNEVVSSSLYVVQKGDTLVSIARKFSMSVKEVKEKNGLQQDRIYPNQQLYVK, encoded by the coding sequence ATGAAAGTGTTAAAATGTGGTGTCATGTTATTGACGGTATTGTTTTTATCTCAATTACATGTGTACGCAGAGGGAAATCGATGGACATGGCCTGTTGAAGGGCAGATAAGTGATTATTTTGGGACAAGGCATGGAAAACACTACGGTATAGATATAGCGGCACCGATTGGCACGCCTGTGGCAGCTATTCAAGAAGGTAAGGTAACGAAGTCTTATTATTCAAGTAGTTATGGAAACGTTGTATTTATTAAACATGGAGAATATGAGGCTGTGTATGCACACTTAAATAAGAGATATGTAGTTCAAGGGGATTATATTTCAAAAGGAGAAATAATTGGAGAAGTAGGAAATACAGGAGAATCGAGAGGTGCACACTTACATTTGGAAGTTCATCAAGGAAGATGGACGATAGCAAAAAAGAATGCGATGAATCCATTGCTTGTTTTACATGAACAGAGAAATGAAGTCGTTTCTTCATCGTTATATGTCGTGCAAAAAGGGGACACTTTAGTTAGTATTGCACGGAAATTTAGTATGTCAGTTAAGGAAGTTAAAGAAAAAAATGGATTGCAGCAAGATCGGATTTATCCAAATCAACAATTATACGTAAAGTAA
- a CDS encoding genetic competence negative regulator: MRLERLNYNKIKIFLTFDDLSERGLTKEDLWRNAPKVQQLFRDMMQEANKELGFEADGPIAVEVFSLQAQGMVVIVTKEHQDVDTDDEFRDEFIEMQVTLDESEHILYEFATLDDVINLSNRLYNLDVTGGKLYTWDGRYYLWMEEEEQVQLLKADFIAILAEYGNPSTATIYRLMEYGKELMASQAIEQIHNYFVKKQNLS; encoded by the coding sequence ATGAGGCTGGAACGATTAAATTACAATAAGATAAAAATTTTCTTAACATTTGATGATTTATCTGAACGAGGATTAACGAAAGAAGATTTGTGGAGAAATGCACCGAAAGTACAGCAATTATTTCGTGATATGATGCAAGAAGCAAATAAGGAACTAGGGTTTGAAGCGGATGGTCCGATTGCAGTTGAAGTATTTTCTCTACAAGCGCAAGGAATGGTCGTAATTGTAACGAAAGAACATCAAGATGTGGATACAGATGATGAGTTCCGTGACGAGTTTATTGAAATGCAAGTGACTCTAGATGAAAGTGAGCATATACTTTATGAGTTTGCTACACTAGATGACGTAATTAACCTGTCGAATCGTTTATATAACCTTGATGTAACTGGCGGAAAACTATATACGTGGGATGGGCGTTACTATCTTTGGATGGAAGAAGAGGAGCAAGTTCAATTACTGAAGGCAGATTTTATAGCTATTTTAGCGGAATATGGTAATCCGTCTACAGCAACTATTTATCGTCTAATGGAGTATGGTAAAGAATTAATGGCTTCTCAAGCAATTGAACAAATACACAATTACTTTGTGAAAAAACAAAACCTTAGCTAA
- a CDS encoding CPBP family intramembrane glutamic endopeptidase produces the protein MNIQRHNIEDMSPKEIRLNLYITQFIIIGIGCLLAYILFRDIKSVYSLWKWEPVSILIIGGLLAIGIVLLDYVAMRVFPESWFDDGGINDRMFQGMSVMHLLVITFIIGFAEEFLFRGVVQTHFGIVIASLVFAVLHIRYIKKPFLFCFVCFISFVFGYVFEWTGNLFITIFAHFLVDFIMGLQLRK, from the coding sequence ATGAACATTCAAAGGCATAATATTGAAGATATGAGTCCGAAAGAAATAAGGCTGAATCTGTATATCACACAGTTCATTATTATCGGTATCGGTTGTTTACTAGCATATATATTATTCCGAGATATAAAATCGGTGTATAGTCTATGGAAATGGGAACCGGTGTCTATACTTATAATAGGCGGCTTATTAGCAATTGGTATTGTGTTATTAGATTATGTTGCAATGCGAGTATTTCCAGAGTCTTGGTTTGATGATGGGGGTATTAACGATAGGATGTTTCAAGGAATGTCAGTTATGCATCTACTCGTTATTACGTTCATTATCGGTTTTGCAGAAGAATTTCTATTTAGAGGTGTAGTGCAGACGCACTTTGGAATTGTAATAGCGAGTTTAGTATTTGCAGTGTTACATATTCGGTATATAAAAAAGCCATTTTTATTTTGTTTCGTATGTTTCATTAGTTTTGTCTTCGGTTATGTATTTGAATGGACAGGAAATTTGTTTATAACAATCTTTGCACACTTTCTTGTTGATTTTATAATGGGACTCCAATTAAGAAAATAA
- a CDS encoding ECF transporter S component, which yields MKQKNSVVQMVSVAMLSSIAYLLMMLDFPFPGLPPFLKIDFSDVPALIAAIIFGPVAGIIVEAIKNILHYGIQGSLTGVPVGEIANFIAGCLFIGPAAFLFRKYRTVKSLTTGLMLGTITMALIMSVLNYIIIFPAYTWFLNSPAMSSEAIKTTVVTAILPFNLIKGIVVTIVFVALFSRLKVWVFAKMKNA from the coding sequence ATGAAACAAAAAAACAGTGTAGTGCAGATGGTGAGTGTAGCGATGCTAAGTAGTATTGCATATTTACTGATGATGTTGGATTTCCCGTTTCCAGGGCTTCCGCCATTTTTAAAAATTGATTTTAGTGATGTACCAGCTCTAATTGCTGCGATTATTTTCGGGCCAGTTGCAGGGATAATTGTAGAAGCGATAAAGAATATTTTACATTACGGGATTCAAGGGAGTTTAACGGGAGTACCAGTTGGAGAAATTGCTAACTTTATTGCAGGATGTTTATTTATTGGACCAGCAGCTTTCTTATTTAGGAAGTATCGTACTGTTAAGAGTTTAACGACAGGATTAATGCTAGGTACAATTACAATGGCGCTCATTATGAGTGTATTAAATTACATCATCATATTCCCAGCTTACACTTGGTTTTTAAATTCACCAGCTATGTCTAGCGAAGCGATAAAAACAACGGTTGTAACGGCAATATTACCATTTAATTTGATTAAAGGAATTGTTGTGACAATTGTATTTGTAGCGTTATTCTCACGCCTGAAAGTATGGGTGTTTGCAAAAATGAAAAATGCATAA
- a CDS encoding RecQ family ATP-dependent DNA helicase, translating into MKLEEYLYRWFGYSEFRPGQKGVITDLLEGKDVIAMLPTGRGKSMCYQLPGLMQEGTVLVVSPLLSLMEDQVAQLKYVVKNRVIAFNSFRTLHEKREAMKKLASYKFIFVSPEMLQSEVLIRELKKVHISLFVVDEAHCISQWGYDFRPDYKKLNVVIENIGSPTVLALTATATKDVLRDIADSLDLKKVTQHVYSIDRPNIAMEVQFVETIEEKKEALLDQVMYLQGPGIVYCSSRAWTERLTEYLRGKGVTGVAFYHGGMEHEERMLIQQQFMNDQLQLVICTSAFGMGVNKSNTSYIIHFHYPTNIASYLQEIGRAGRDGEPSIAILLCSPLDHDLPISIIEDELPSQSQIQFLFSLLQERMFQTKELPIEEVEEICYNAARFNEQYWRFIRYHLEQLGIIQQRKLKLESLSDEIMNRLIAEVEIRLRNKYSELENMKSWIHVKGCRREYLLQQFGYRKENELKNCCDYCSITKTDYKKRQAQQSDFDYNWETELQKLFGLEKMGE; encoded by the coding sequence ATGAAGCTTGAGGAATATTTATATAGATGGTTTGGATATTCTGAATTTCGACCAGGGCAAAAAGGGGTAATTACAGATTTATTGGAAGGAAAAGATGTTATAGCGATGCTCCCGACTGGAAGAGGGAAGTCTATGTGCTATCAACTTCCAGGGCTAATGCAAGAAGGAACAGTACTTGTTGTATCACCGTTATTATCTTTGATGGAAGATCAGGTTGCACAATTAAAATATGTTGTGAAAAACCGAGTAATAGCATTTAATAGTTTTCGGACATTACATGAAAAAAGAGAAGCGATGAAAAAATTAGCTTCATATAAATTTATTTTTGTTTCACCAGAGATGTTGCAGTCGGAAGTGCTAATAAGAGAATTGAAGAAAGTTCATATTTCATTATTTGTTGTGGATGAGGCTCATTGTATTTCACAATGGGGTTATGATTTTAGACCGGACTATAAAAAACTAAATGTGGTCATTGAGAATATCGGGTCTCCTACGGTGCTAGCATTAACGGCAACAGCGACGAAAGATGTGCTACGAGATATAGCGGATAGTTTAGATTTGAAGAAAGTGACGCAGCATGTATACTCTATTGATCGTCCAAATATTGCAATGGAAGTCCAATTTGTGGAGACGATAGAAGAGAAGAAAGAAGCGCTTTTGGACCAGGTGATGTATTTACAAGGGCCAGGGATTGTATATTGTTCAAGCAGAGCATGGACAGAGCGCTTAACGGAATACTTAAGAGGAAAAGGCGTGACTGGTGTCGCTTTTTATCATGGTGGTATGGAACATGAAGAGCGTATGTTAATTCAACAGCAGTTTATGAATGACCAGTTGCAGCTTGTAATATGTACAAGTGCTTTTGGTATGGGAGTAAATAAGTCGAATACGAGCTATATTATTCATTTCCATTATCCGACCAATATAGCTTCCTATTTACAAGAAATCGGAAGAGCTGGAAGAGATGGTGAACCGAGTATAGCTATCTTACTATGTAGTCCGTTAGATCACGATTTGCCAATTTCAATAATTGAAGATGAATTGCCAAGTCAGTCGCAAATACAATTTCTATTTTCTTTACTACAAGAAAGAATGTTTCAAACGAAAGAATTACCAATAGAAGAGGTAGAAGAAATTTGTTATAATGCAGCAAGATTTAATGAACAATATTGGCGTTTCATCCGCTATCATCTTGAGCAGCTTGGAATCATACAACAGCGAAAATTAAAATTAGAGAGCTTGTCAGATGAAATTATGAACAGATTAATAGCTGAAGTAGAAATAAGGCTGCGTAATAAATATAGTGAGCTAGAAAACATGAAATCATGGATACATGTGAAAGGATGTAGACGTGAATATTTGCTGCAACAGTTCGGTTATAGAAAAGAGAACGAGTTAAAAAATTGCTGTGACTATTGTAGTATTACAAAAACAGATTATAAAAAAAGACAAGCGCAGCAATCGGATTTCGACTATAATTGGGAAACAGAGTTACAAAAGCTTTTCGGTCTAGAAAAGATGGGGGAATGA
- the resE gene encoding sensor histidine kinase ResE, with the protein MLWRSVVGKLWMTILLLVSFVLGFVAILLSQFFRTYYVDMSEARLQKVATSVSELIEEGADVKTIENIAYKFSDPLSRIIIVEDGKEISSSPKQEGLVTLTMDDLKEDKELAAVFTDKKEIKNNIRKASNSRKNKNTENDIMIVGKPVQSKNQSAVFVYESLKVPIQGMERTTDFIFLSAGIAIILTTFFAFFLSTRITAPLRKMREVAFEVARGKFDAKAPMVSQDEIGELATALNQMGKQLKFNMNALQQEKEQLASILSSMADGVITLNQEGEVVVINPPAEHFLQVWQEEKEVELSKKLPSELVELFHLVVESEQQQVVEINLQKGNYVVLMTPLYNQTKIRGAVAVLRDMTEERRLEKMRQDFIANVSHELRTPMVMLQGYSEAILDDIVQTKEEINEFVQIIYDESVRLGKLVNELLDLARMESGNVELHIGEVDIHPFVEKIGRKFQGIAKDKEVALTVDFQNPIEQYPFDADRMEQVLTNLIDNAIRHTNAGGHVTLVIDTKNNGLTFEVRDSGAGIPEEDIPFLFDRFYKADKARTRGKKGGTGLGLAIAKNIVQGHDGKIAVSSVVGEGTTFSVYLPNRII; encoded by the coding sequence ATGCTTTGGAGAAGTGTAGTAGGGAAGTTATGGATGACCATATTACTTCTCGTTTCGTTTGTGCTTGGATTTGTTGCGATTTTACTTTCACAGTTTTTTAGAACATATTATGTTGATATGAGTGAAGCAAGACTTCAAAAGGTTGCAACAAGTGTCTCAGAGTTAATTGAAGAAGGTGCCGATGTAAAAACGATTGAGAATATCGCGTACAAATTCTCTGATCCCCTTTCAAGGATTATTATTGTAGAAGATGGTAAAGAAATATCTTCTTCGCCGAAACAAGAAGGGTTAGTCACTCTTACAATGGATGATTTGAAAGAAGATAAAGAATTAGCGGCTGTTTTTACAGACAAAAAAGAAATTAAGAATAACATTAGAAAAGCCTCTAATAGTAGAAAGAATAAAAACACTGAAAATGATATTATGATTGTCGGAAAACCAGTGCAGTCAAAAAATCAAAGTGCAGTGTTCGTATACGAATCTTTAAAAGTTCCGATACAAGGTATGGAGAGAACGACTGATTTCATTTTCTTATCAGCAGGGATTGCGATTATATTAACAACTTTCTTTGCATTCTTCTTATCTACTCGAATTACAGCACCACTCCGTAAAATGCGTGAGGTTGCTTTTGAGGTGGCGCGTGGGAAGTTTGATGCGAAAGCTCCTATGGTATCTCAGGACGAGATTGGTGAGCTTGCAACGGCCTTAAATCAAATGGGGAAACAGTTGAAGTTTAATATGAATGCTCTGCAGCAAGAGAAAGAACAGCTAGCTAGTATTTTAAGTAGTATGGCAGATGGGGTTATTACGTTAAATCAAGAAGGTGAAGTCGTTGTAATCAATCCGCCGGCTGAACATTTCTTACAAGTTTGGCAAGAGGAAAAAGAAGTAGAGCTCAGTAAAAAGCTGCCTTCTGAACTTGTTGAATTATTCCATCTTGTTGTAGAAAGTGAACAACAACAAGTGGTTGAAATTAATTTACAAAAAGGGAACTATGTAGTTCTTATGACGCCGCTTTACAACCAAACGAAAATTCGTGGTGCTGTAGCTGTATTACGTGATATGACGGAAGAACGCCGTCTTGAGAAGATGCGTCAAGACTTTATTGCAAACGTATCACATGAACTTCGTACACCGATGGTAATGCTTCAAGGGTATAGTGAAGCGATTTTAGATGATATTGTGCAAACGAAAGAAGAAATTAATGAGTTTGTTCAAATCATTTATGATGAATCTGTTCGTTTAGGTAAACTTGTAAATGAACTATTAGATTTAGCGCGTATGGAAAGTGGTAATGTAGAGTTACATATAGGTGAAGTTGATATTCATCCTTTCGTTGAAAAAATAGGTCGTAAATTCCAAGGAATTGCAAAGGATAAAGAAGTCGCATTAACGGTTGATTTCCAGAATCCAATTGAACAATACCCGTTTGATGCAGATCGTATGGAACAAGTATTGACGAATTTAATTGACAACGCAATTCGTCATACGAATGCAGGCGGACATGTAACGCTTGTAATTGATACGAAAAATAATGGTCTTACTTTTGAAGTACGAGATTCGGGCGCTGGTATTCCAGAAGAAGATATTCCATTTTTATTTGATCGTTTCTACAAAGCTGATAAAGCAAGAACACGTGGAAAAAAAGGTGGAACGGGGCTCGGGCTTGCGATTGCAAAAAATATTGTGCAAGGCCATGATGGTAAAATTGCTGTTTCAAGTGTTGTTGGAGAGGGAACTACATTCTCTGTATATTTACCGAATCGTATAATTTAG
- the resD gene encoding DNA-binding response regulator ResD yields MENESRILIVDDEDRIRRLLKMYLEREQYTIEEADNGDTALEMALQNDYDLILLDLMMPGKDGIEVCKGVREKKATPIIMLTAKGEEVNRVQGFEVGTDDYIVKPFSPREVVLRVKAVLRRSVPTTFFTQDTTTKDVTVFPHLTIDNDAHRVTADGNEVNLTPKEYELLLFLAKAPDKVFDREQLLKEVWQYEFFGDLRTVDTHVKRLREKLSKKSPDAAKMIVTVWGVGYKFEVVND; encoded by the coding sequence ATGGAAAATGAATCAAGAATTTTAATTGTAGACGATGAGGATCGTATTCGTCGTTTGTTGAAAATGTATTTAGAAAGAGAACAATACACAATTGAAGAAGCGGACAATGGTGATACAGCTTTAGAAATGGCACTGCAAAATGATTACGATTTGATCCTACTAGATCTTATGATGCCTGGTAAAGATGGTATTGAAGTGTGTAAAGGAGTTCGTGAGAAGAAAGCGACGCCAATTATTATGTTGACAGCGAAGGGTGAAGAGGTAAATCGAGTACAGGGGTTTGAAGTAGGAACTGATGATTATATTGTGAAACCATTTAGCCCACGTGAAGTAGTACTTCGTGTGAAAGCGGTCTTACGCCGTTCAGTACCAACAACATTCTTTACACAAGATACAACGACAAAAGATGTTACTGTGTTCCCTCATTTAACAATTGATAATGATGCACACCGTGTTACAGCAGATGGTAATGAAGTAAACTTAACACCGAAAGAGTACGAATTACTATTATTCTTAGCGAAAGCGCCTGATAAAGTATTTGATCGTGAGCAATTGTTAAAAGAAGTATGGCAATATGAATTCTTCGGAGATTTACGTACAGTTGATACGCATGTAAAGCGTTTACGTGAGAAGTTAAGCAAAAAATCACCAGATGCTGCGAAGATGATTGTTACCGTTTGGGGCGTAGGTTACAAGTTTGAGGTTGTGAACGACTGA
- a CDS encoding ferredoxin: MAKYTIVDKDTCIACGACGAAAPDIYDYDDEGIAFVTLDDNQGIVEIPDVLIEDMMDAFEGCPTDSIKVADESFDGDSLKFE, translated from the coding sequence ATGGCAAAATATACAATCGTTGATAAAGATACTTGTATCGCATGTGGTGCTTGCGGCGCTGCTGCACCAGACATTTATGATTATGATGATGAAGGTATTGCATTTGTAACGTTAGACGATAACCAAGGTATCGTTGAAATTCCAGATGTATTAATTGAAGATATGATGGATGCATTCGAAGGTTGTCCAACTGACTCAATTAAAGTTGCTGACGAATCATTCGACGGCGACTCTTTAAAATTCGAATAG
- a CDS encoding MerR family transcriptional regulator: MPTLNGKYNIKAVSNIIGIQPSTLRAWERRYQIIAPKRNHAGHRLYTEEHIQILKWLMDKVSSGMMIGQAVQLLEGNRLQRNVQKEIHYDREVVLVDDLLQALLKFDEITTSALLNEAFSIYATEKVIASIVLQVSNKLLTLKNNNEVTLVQFQYVVSFLQTRLGMVYHNASSFSSIHKVVVLENNMLKGFVFSTYLRLKGYEVIYIRSSLAEDGILLAVEQIQPTYVVVSFNEEQELKNAMNDTNLLQEKSEKLSVGFIGEIGARDQLNIQTCLIGDTKEEWDDWLKMLE, translated from the coding sequence ATGCCAACTCTAAACGGGAAATATAACATAAAAGCTGTTTCGAATATAATTGGAATTCAGCCGAGTACGCTTCGTGCATGGGAGAGACGATATCAAATTATTGCTCCAAAGCGGAATCATGCGGGGCATCGATTATATACAGAAGAGCATATTCAAATTTTGAAATGGTTAATGGACAAGGTTTCTTCCGGCATGATGATTGGACAAGCAGTTCAATTATTAGAAGGGAATCGTTTGCAGCGTAATGTTCAAAAAGAAATACATTACGATAGAGAAGTTGTTTTAGTGGACGATTTACTACAAGCTTTGTTAAAATTTGATGAAATTACAACTTCTGCATTGTTAAACGAGGCTTTTAGTATTTATGCAACAGAAAAAGTTATAGCAAGTATTGTTCTTCAAGTGTCAAATAAATTGTTAACGCTAAAAAATAATAATGAAGTTACATTGGTGCAATTCCAATATGTCGTATCATTTTTACAAACTCGTCTAGGAATGGTGTATCATAATGCATCATCATTTTCTTCTATACACAAAGTTGTTGTGTTAGAAAATAATATGTTGAAAGGGTTTGTTTTCTCAACGTATTTACGCTTAAAAGGATATGAAGTGATATATATTAGGTCAAGCTTAGCGGAAGATGGCATTTTGTTAGCTGTTGAGCAAATACAACCTACATATGTAGTAGTCTCTTTTAATGAGGAACAAGAACTTAAGAACGCGATGAACGACACGAATTTGTTGCAAGAAAAAAGTGAGAAACTTTCTGTTGGGTTTATAGGAGAAATAGGTGCTCGAGATCAGTTGAACATTCAAACATGCCTAATTGGTGATACGAAAGAAGAATGGGATGATTGGTTAAAAATGTTAGAATAG
- a CDS encoding LysM peptidoglycan-binding domain-containing protein: protein MRKRIPDFEEELEVERVEEKESLPPRSEIHRNKEKKEKFKMNHIFVRVLTFLFILLPISILWYTDKYIQVKSDGNNAGKSAFEVIFFDSAKSESGAPSEKVVTHTVKEGETLESIAKQYFSDETGIEVIKKYNGLQEDEVNVGQEIKIPIKDKSAKQES, encoded by the coding sequence ATGAGAAAACGAATTCCTGATTTTGAAGAGGAATTAGAAGTTGAGCGAGTGGAAGAAAAAGAAAGTTTACCGCCGCGTAGTGAAATTCATAGAAATAAAGAGAAAAAAGAAAAGTTTAAAATGAATCATATTTTCGTCCGAGTTTTAACATTTCTATTCATATTACTACCAATTAGTATCTTATGGTATACAGATAAATATATTCAGGTGAAAAGTGATGGTAATAACGCTGGGAAAAGTGCGTTTGAGGTCATTTTCTTTGATTCAGCTAAATCTGAATCAGGGGCACCATCTGAGAAAGTAGTAACGCATACGGTGAAAGAGGGAGAAACTTTAGAAAGTATAGCGAAGCAATATTTTTCAGATGAAACTGGGATCGAAGTGATTAAAAAGTATAATGGTTTACAAGAGGATGAAGTGAATGTAGGTCAAGAAATAAAAATTCCGATAAAAGATAAGTCCGCAAAGCAGGAGAGCTAG
- a CDS encoding metallophosphoesterase — translation MIWIILLSTLICIGIIFLLVMYTEAMRNTVLEHTLIFEEFPKSFQKVKVFFISDIHRRVISSSLIEQVKGNVDLVIIGGDLAERGVPLSKISANIQKLRVIAPVYFVWGNNDYEIEYHELDALLLENNVKVLDNTRVVFESELGEKICLLGVDDVGLKRDRLDLALADCKEDGFRILISHNPDIINKMSGKEQISLVLSGHTHGGQIRLFPSKKYLKGGVYKHSNMTLFVSNGYGTTLIPLRFRAPAQTHIITLCGGK, via the coding sequence ATGATATGGATTATCTTATTAAGTACTCTCATATGTATTGGTATTATATTTCTTCTTGTAATGTATACAGAAGCGATGCGTAATACTGTGTTAGAACATACTTTAATATTTGAAGAATTTCCGAAAAGTTTTCAAAAAGTAAAGGTGTTTTTTATTTCTGATATTCATAGAAGGGTCATTTCAAGTTCATTAATTGAACAAGTAAAAGGAAATGTAGACCTTGTAATTATTGGCGGTGATTTAGCGGAAAGAGGCGTCCCTTTATCGAAAATCTCTGCAAATATACAAAAGTTAAGAGTTATAGCTCCTGTATATTTTGTATGGGGAAATAATGATTATGAGATTGAATATCATGAATTAGATGCTTTGTTATTAGAAAATAATGTGAAAGTTTTAGATAATACAAGAGTTGTATTTGAGTCTGAACTAGGAGAAAAAATTTGTTTACTCGGTGTAGATGATGTTGGTTTGAAACGTGATCGTTTAGATTTAGCGTTGGCTGATTGCAAAGAAGATGGTTTTCGCATATTAATTAGTCATAACCCTGATATAATAAATAAAATGTCTGGAAAAGAACAAATTTCACTTGTGTTAAGTGGACATACACATGGAGGACAGATTCGATTATTCCCATCTAAAAAATATTTAAAAGGTGGCGTATATAAGCATTCAAATATGACTCTTTTTGTTAGTAATGGGTATGGAACAACGTTGATCCCACTTCGCTTCCGAGCACCTGCTCAAACACATATTATCACGTTATGCGGAGGGAAATGA
- a CDS encoding helix-turn-helix domain-containing protein produces MQLQYTLLYCLKQLNGERTVSSIYYLLKGKRSSQTFQDGNMFRISFLFGIYKSLNRTDYDREVAKLLQADLIQEIHENTYLLTSKGNMQLQTWEEVYAFPAHLHGLHYGELGETFWKRLSLIIQTISNLQQNNTKFIPIQQDTEITVWVKRFLTGIPYRRSELAKRLWKEIHNLLGKGDVVEATIVTYRLTGYERIGCTLQQLVEITKQDIFRVYFLFWGTIHFFIQEVRDKENEFPLLAEIISYPNERAELFSLSTKKTYNFWRQGRSLEEIATIRNLKVATIEDHFVEIALREKEFSIEMFMEKDKIDKVTKVIEALQTRKLRELKQAVGEGISYFEVRLVLARMEGINEA; encoded by the coding sequence ATGCAACTACAATATACTTTATTGTATTGTTTAAAACAATTGAATGGTGAAAGGACCGTTTCTTCTATTTATTATTTATTAAAAGGAAAACGATCTTCGCAAACGTTCCAAGATGGAAATATGTTCCGAATTTCTTTTTTATTTGGAATATATAAATCGTTAAATAGAACAGACTATGATCGTGAAGTTGCAAAGTTGTTGCAAGCAGACTTGATTCAAGAAATACATGAAAATACATATTTGTTAACATCTAAAGGTAACATGCAGTTGCAAACATGGGAGGAAGTGTATGCTTTTCCCGCGCATTTACATGGTTTGCACTATGGAGAATTAGGTGAAACATTTTGGAAAAGGTTATCATTAATTATTCAAACTATATCTAATTTACAACAGAATAATACGAAGTTTATTCCCATTCAACAAGATACAGAAATAACGGTGTGGGTGAAACGCTTTTTAACAGGTATACCGTATAGGAGAAGTGAATTGGCTAAAAGATTATGGAAAGAAATACATAATCTTTTAGGAAAAGGTGATGTAGTAGAAGCGACAATTGTAACATATCGATTAACAGGATATGAACGTATCGGTTGTACATTGCAGCAATTAGTGGAAATTACGAAACAAGATATATTTCGGGTGTATTTTTTATTTTGGGGTACAATTCACTTCTTTATACAAGAAGTTCGCGATAAAGAAAATGAATTTCCGCTGTTAGCTGAAATTATATCTTACCCAAATGAGAGAGCTGAATTATTTAGTTTATCAACGAAAAAAACATATAATTTTTGGAGACAAGGACGTTCTTTAGAAGAAATAGCGACAATTAGAAATTTAAAGGTTGCAACGATAGAAGATCATTTTGTTGAAATTGCTTTACGGGAAAAAGAGTTTTCAATCGAGATGTTTATGGAAAAAGATAAAATAGATAAAGTAACAAAAGTAATTGAGGCATTACAAACACGTAAGTTGCGTGAGTTGAAACAAGCGGTTGGAGAGGGGATTTCTTATTTTGAGGTCCGTCTTGTATTGGCGCGGATGGAGGGTATAAATGAAGCTTGA
- a CDS encoding cob(I)yrinic acid a,c-diamide adenosyltransferase translates to MKLYTKTGDKGTTSVIGGRVDKDNIRVEAYGTIDEANSHIGYAMTKLQGGSFGDIYNELENIQHELFDCGGDLAIVEGKTPHKVTIEMVESLERRIDSYIEEAPPLERFILPGGSEAAAAIHIARTVVRRAERCVASLQKEGEINGVVLKYVNRLSDYLFAVARVINARLQVKDVEYNRSAIVFRNKEEKEVE, encoded by the coding sequence ATGAAATTATACACGAAAACAGGAGATAAAGGGACAACGAGTGTAATAGGCGGCAGAGTGGATAAAGATAATATCCGAGTTGAAGCATATGGCACGATAGATGAGGCGAATTCTCATATTGGATATGCAATGACTAAGCTACAAGGCGGATCTTTTGGAGATATTTACAATGAACTTGAAAATATTCAACATGAACTATTTGATTGCGGGGGAGACTTGGCGATAGTAGAGGGGAAAACACCTCATAAAGTAACGATTGAAATGGTTGAAAGCTTAGAAAGAAGGATTGATTCGTATATAGAAGAAGCACCGCCGTTAGAGCGTTTTATTTTACCAGGTGGAAGCGAAGCGGCAGCTGCTATTCATATTGCGCGTACAGTTGTAAGGCGAGCAGAACGATGTGTAGCGTCCTTGCAAAAAGAAGGGGAAATAAATGGAGTTGTTCTAAAGTATGTAAATAGATTATCTGATTATTTGTTTGCGGTAGCTAGAGTAATAAACGCTCGATTACAAGTAAAAGATGTGGAGTATAATCGCAGTGCAATCGTTTTCCGTAATAAAGAAGAGAAGGAAGTGGAGTGA